One region of Mangifera indica cultivar Alphonso chromosome 3, CATAS_Mindica_2.1, whole genome shotgun sequence genomic DNA includes:
- the LOC123210514 gene encoding chaperone protein dnaJ 20, chloroplastic-like — MCCSANNGSLLAGTQTRFFFTQSDPFLRFKPTRIPIGSFKIKAKINDALVKESAGMSFYNLLGIPESGTLPEIKQAYKQLARKYHPDVSPPDRVEEYTKQFIRVQQAYETLSDPRRRAMYDRDMSKGLHLAFSARKRYQNDVEMEDRGEWKNRWQSQLSELKRRSMNKEASGNMSWGARMRRQREELSKE; from the exons ATGTGTTGCAGCGCCAACAATGGATCATTGCTTGCCGGAACTCAAACCCGGTTCTTCTTCACCCAATCCGACCCCTTCCTCCGTTTCAAGCCGACCCGGATCCCAATCGGATCCTTCAAAATCAAGGCCAAAATCAATGATGCTCTGGTGAAAGAGTCCGCCGGGATGTCCTTCTACAACCTTCTGGGGATACCCGAGTCCGGAACCTTGCCGGAGATCAAGCAGGCGTACAAGCAGCTGGCACGGAAGTACCACCCTGACGTGTCGCCACCGGATCGTGTCGAGGAGTATACGAAACAGTTTATCCGGGTCCAGCAAGCTTATGAAACGTTGTCGGATCCAAGAAGGAGAGCTATGTACGATCGTGATATGTCTAAAGGCCTTCACCTAGCCTTCTCCGCGAGAAAACGATATCAAAACGACGTG GAGATGGAAGACAGAGGCGAGTGGAAGAATCGTTGGCAATCTCAGCTGTCTGAGCTGAAGAGAAGAAGCATGAATAAGGAAGCGAGTGGAAACATGTCATGGGGAGCTCGAATGCGCCGGCAAAGGGAAGAATTATCAAAGGAGTAA